AGGTTGATCCCTTCCTCAACGGCTTTGTGGATGGTCTTGATGGCGTTGGCGTCATCAGGGCCGCCCCACATCCAGCCACCAATGGCCCAGGTGCCAAGGGCGATGCGGGTGACGGGCTTTTCCAAGCCATTGATGGTGATTTTGTCAGGGGTGATGGGTTTGGATGCCATGTGCGCACTCTCCAGCTAGGGGTGGGGCCGAGGCCATGAAGACCGGCGGGCTATCTTTTCAACATGTCTCTGCCTGAACAGACTTCAAGGGGGTTGATGCCCACAGCGCTGGGCAGGACTGCGCCAGGTTCATCCCTGGGGTGCCTTGGCGGTGGTGCGTGGGTTGATGGGAAGCTCCCCCGAGCGCACCCGTGCCGCAGCCCCCTTGGCCATGGCTGTGTCTGGCTCCACATGGATCCAGATGGAGGATGGCCCCACTGAATGCTGAATGGCGTTCTCAATGCGGTCGCAGATGCTGTGCGCCCTGGTGACGCTCATGGGACCAGGCACCACCAGGTGCAGTTCAATGAAAAGTTGGCTGCCCCCATGGCGCATGCGTAAATTGTGGGCGCTGAGGGCCTCCGTGCCATGGGCCTGGATGGCTTGGCGGACAGCGTTCACGACTTCGGGGCGGGGGCTTTCGTCCATCAGGCTGTTACAGGATTCCTGGATCATTTTCCCGCCCGTCCAAAGTGTGTTGAGGGCCACGGCGGCTGAAAGCAGGGGATCCAACCACAGCCAATGGGTAACAGGGATGAGCGCCACGCCCAGAAGCAGGGCGCCTGACGCCCAAACGTCAGATTTGAGGTGCGCAGCCTCCGCCAGCAGGGCGGCTGATTTTTGGCGCTTGCCAGCCCGGTTGAGGAAACACAGCCACAAGAGGGTGAGAACGACCGCCAAAGCGTTGATGAGGGCACCGCGCCAAGGGGCTGCTGGGGCTTCCAGGTGGAGCGCTTCATGGAGGGCACCCCAGGCTATGCCAAGCGCTGTGAGGGAAATGAGCGTCCCCTCCATAACGGCCCACAGATATTCCGCCTTGCCATGGCCAT
The sequence above is drawn from the Formicincola oecophyllae genome and encodes:
- a CDS encoding cation diffusion facilitator family transporter, whose product is MTSTVSVSSTPAPRTAMALGGLLVAVLCLAIKVVAWLVSGSGALLSDALETVLNVLAAAGALAAVHIASQPPDEQHPYGHGKAEYLWAVMEGTLISLTALGIAWGALHEALHLEAPAAPWRGALINALAVVLTLLWLCFLNRAGKRQKSAALLAEAAHLKSDVWASGALLLGVALIPVTHWLWLDPLLSAAVALNTLWTGGKMIQESCNSLMDESPRPEVVNAVRQAIQAHGTEALSAHNLRMRHGGSQLFIELHLVVPGPMSVTRAHSICDRIENAIQHSVGPSSIWIHVEPDTAMAKGAAARVRSGELPINPRTTAKAPQG